gttttatttaatatggGTTTTAAGTTGTGATAGGGCTGGAAACTGGCAATCGGACTGGCTATATTGACTTGACTTTCTGCAGTACTTATTCAACAGGAAAGACCATGCAATCGCTATACTAATGGATGATAGTCCATTGGATGATAATGGATGATTTTAGCTTACCTGTGCCTTCCAGCCTGCGTGCCAGCTCCGTGGTACAGATGACGTTGTGCAGCTTTGTGTGGTTGTAGACGCTATCAAAGTTATAAATGAGGTTCTCGCCATGAAAATGAGAGAAGTCCACTTTACCCTTCTTATGGTTGACTGAGGACAGGTTGACAATCCGCGCCGGAGCTGAACGCTTAATCAGGTCTGGAGTGGAGAATCGGAGACACGCAGagtgaggagaggaaagagagagaaaacaaaagaaaacattttaagtatGCCATGATGATGACAGATAATCGTCATTTCATTTCCTGCTGTATTAAAGAGAGACTGCAGAGTCTTACCCAGCAGCAGGTTGGTGAGGAGAAATGGTCCCAGATGGTTGGTGGCAAAAGAAAATTCAAACCCATCTTTGGTTATCTGCCTGGGCGCACCTGATGGTAgaattgaaagaaaaaaagtacaaCTGAATTTTACTAATTAGTCtagatataaaacaaaatatgcacaaaacaaatccatttAAACTTCTATACTTAGGAGTACTTTACAACTAACCTGTATCTGAAAGgggtagtttgggtgttttgaagtggggttgtatgaggtacttatccatagtcagtgtattacctacagtagatgactgtCGGCATGCCTCCGGTTtgcagaagcagacaggagttaacGCACGGACACAAAGCGATgtcctgctgtggacggggcaggcagaacatttttcattttagccacttaaaagaaaggctcaccaaaaaaaaaatcaatatcggtttaagtgtacgctacatATAGAATATTTCCACTAATTTActttgccgtcagacagtcctttccgacggggaactgaagctgttgtatccatctatgctctcaccaaagccaccagactccattgaaataACCTGcgattttacctcgcagaacacggggtttgctggtctaccgctgcctcgatcagtttgtttgtgctattatggtgaatccgaactaaccaacatcacacaataacacaaactaactagtCGGAAtctaaaattactgttttttttcaatggagtctggttgctttgacacgagcatagataacggcttcagttccccgtcggacacatagactgtatagctgtctgacggcaaggtaaatcGGTGAAAATAATCTAagtatagcatacacttaaactgatattgatttttttaggtgggcttttctttaggtggctaaaaataCGTTCACACCAGActattgctttgcttccgtgctgtaactcctgtctgcttctccaaactgggggcgtgccgaccgtcatctactgtaggtaatacaccgactatggataagtacctcatacgaccccacttcaaaacacctatACCATCCTTTTAACCTTCACCTCACACACCGTTATTTTTGTCAATAATGAGGACATTGTCTTATTCAGTCCCTGGACACATATTGCAAAATTGAAAGGTCCACCAACATAAAGCTCATGGAGAGAAAGTACTACCCTCCATGCTGAACAGCTGCATAAATGCCTTCTGTTACTTTGCTGGgggctttgtcaagtctgagagACTAACCCTTCTGCTGGGCTTCATTTCTGATGATGAATGACAGGTTAGATGGCATTTTGGAGCTGTGTCTGTGTTGGATTACTTCCAGTAAACAGCAGCGGGTGTCAGTATGCCAAACTCTTTTGTTTACAGACTCCAACATCATAGAGGCATGTCTTGTTCCTTGCttccagatgtgtgtgtgacattcagTGGGACTGGATGTTCTTTTCTTggaatgtttttttcataatgGTTTCATTCACTGATTTAGCTGAAACGTCCAGTGACATTGTGGTATTGCATTGTTATATTGTATCTGGGGTTAACGCCCATTGAATATAAAACTGCCCAGTGCAGCTGTAAGACTTAATCATGTATCACCTGATACTCCAGCATTGTTGACGAGGATGTGGAGAGCTTTCTCCTCTTCGAGAATCCCCTCGGCAAATTCCCTGACAGAGTCCAGAGAGGACAGGTCCACCAGACGTAGGTGGACGTCAGAGTTTCCTGTCTTCTCCTTGATTTCTTTAAGTGCTGCTTGCCCCCGGGCCTTGCTTCGACAGGCCATGATTACACGGGCCCCGCGACGTGCAAAGTCCAAGGCAATGAACTTCCCGATCCCTGGCAGATTGGAAGAGAGCAAAAATTAGTTTGCAATACTTGATGACAAAAATATGGCAGATAGCAACGGGTGACCTTTTGAAACTACGGGCTCTATTTCCAGCAATGAGGTTAAACTGCAGTAAATTACATTCTGTTAAAATCAGTGCACTCGTGGGTGTGAGTCGTATACTGCTTTGATTGTTAGTCTTTATTGTTTGACAGCTTTGTATTGGTGTCGCTGACCTCATGCTAACTCGAGCAGATGGTAGGTTCAAGTTAGGTCAGGCTGAGATGATAAAAGGTCTGTCCAATAGTGGCAGGAGAGGTTTTTTTGCACAGATTTGTGACTTGAGATTTGGTTCTTCAACATAACTTTTAAAGTTTTCCAGCACCACGCAAATACCTGCTGTGCTTTATGGGGTGGCAGCATTGTTTTCCTATTAATAATGGATCAAATGGCTACGCCTAACATGAAAGGCACCGCATGTAGTGAGAAACCAAAAGATAATTATCACATGACTATGCAGTTGCTCTGCTGGTTTTCTGCTCCATTCCTGTCAACTGTGTTTACagctgcagctgttttcagtaaaCAAGCTCTGATGAACACACTGTGCACTAACTGcactaaaaaagaaaatctattaatgcagctttaagttgaCTTCAATCTCCACCTTTACTTTTACTAAGGACCACATGAGCCTGTTTTCAAACACTGGGAACTATGTAATGGAATTgcggctgtcaatccattaaactatttaatcacacattttgttttatcttttcaaaatgtaccttaaagggagatttgtcaagtatttaatactcttatcaacatgggagtggaaaaatatgcttgctttatgcaaatgtatgtacatatttattattggaagtcaaataaaaacacaaaacaatgacaaatattgtccagaaaccctcacaggtactgcatttagcataacaaatatgctcaaatcataacatggcaaactcaagcccaacaggcaacaacagctgtcagtgtgtcagtgtgctgacttgactatgacttgccccaaactgcatgtgattatcataaagtgggcatgtctgtaaaggggagactcgtgggtacctatagaacccattttcattcacatatcttgaggtcagaggtcaagggacccctttgaaaatgtccatgacagtttttcctcaccaaaattttgtgtaagtttggagtgttatttagcctctttttcaacaagttagtatgacatagttggtaccaatggattccttaggttttctcttttcatatgatcagtatcttcactctagctttaaaactgagcccactacaacctttGAAAGACGTATACAATAGCGGCCGTCcaatttttaagaggttaatcttgccacaacctaaaaatcgcaagttgctttaatgcattaaagaaataagtgatgttaaaatgaatttgcattaatgcgttatcgcgttaactttgacagtcctgaatggaataattaaatatatatgtaatgaCAAGTGCAGATGGACATGTAGAAAGGATCCAAGTTGTTCTCGTCCATCATCTTTCAAACCAAACAGAAACCTATATCCATCTGTTAATGCTTAACAGCTGTCGGATTCCTAACTTGGAGATACAGTTTAAAACCACGAATAGCTGACGTCACAACGATGTCCTTCTTTAGCCAGGTTTACTGTGTGAGTCAGGTGGACACTGTTATAGGGTCCAAGAGaccaaaatattttttgttggcaaacttgaaagagagagagcttcaGTCTATAGGTTTAGGTCACTGAGGATTGCCTGGATATATTTGGGGAGGTACAGGCTGAAGCAGCAGAGGAACGGAGTAACACTTCTGATCACGTCATAGTCCCTATGAAAAAAGTGCATCTCAAAATCAGGTCAAgtgggaaaatgtgttttatgttttgtagttttggTGAATggaccctttaaaaaaaacaaaaaaacagcttcTGTAGAGTGATCGGGCATCATGCTGTCTGATCTCATGCCTTCCAATATGATGCTTGGTGGTGAGCGGCGATTGGAAGAAGTGGGGCCGCCCATAAGAAAGTGAACAGGAAATTCAGTGTTTGGAAAAGATAATTGCCGGTCCAGTTTAGCTTTGCTGCTCATAACAACTAAGTTCTTCCATGATGTGTTCTGACTGAGCTGTGTAGAAATTATTGTACCACTGTTGTTGGTTGTTATAGCCTCCCATCTGTTATTTGTGATACTTTGTCCTCTTGTCTTCTATTTTGAGAAGTGCATTAAGTGAATTATGACtgtaaatttgtaattaaataaaaagtgagCAGAAAACTACGCTGccacatggaaaaaaaaaagcggatCAGTATCACGTTATAACATGAAAAGTTTGTtataacaagatgtttttcacGTTATTACAACTTACAAACTTATCACATTATAACAAGATACTTTTCTTGTTATAACAATATACTATTTATCCTGTCATAACGTGAAACTTTTCATGTTAAATTGTGATAACTTATTGTTATAACATAAAACGTTTCATGTTATAACAATATACTAAGTTACCACGTTATAgcaatttattacacggctgtgttgaatattcgattctgattggtcaatcacggcgttctgcggtctgttatttctttatagcagaccgttgctatgtataacagaccgttgctatgggcgcagctctgatgtcagactctggaggaccgtttttgtgtcaaattattgatttcttaagtaaatagccgtgtaataagctggATAATGTACATCTAGCAGGTCattgaccagctcgctgtacattatcccttacataaataGTATATTGTTATAACAAGAAAAGTTTTTTGTCATGATAAGAGAAGTTTCTTATTACAACGTGATAAGACTGTATGTcgtaataatgtgaaaatacatCTTGTTATAACAACAAACTTTTCATGTTATAACGtgatactgttttttgtttttttctggtgtggCAGTAATACGCTGCCGTAGAAAACTGCCCAATCTGGCAACAATGCCCATTTTCTTGATCATTTGGTTGATATATTTACCATATTAAATGGGAAGGATTTTAAAATGCAATTTCTTGTTTAACATGAGAGAAATGTTCTTTGATAAATCTGGTAAATACATGGACTAGCTTTCATTCCAGACCGGCGGCACCAATATGTGACTTGGTACCATGTATGCGATcaaattcaattttattttgtaGTGCTCTGTCCTTTCTGTAAATACATGTTGATGTTGCTTTTCAGGTCTCCTGAAAACTGAAGAAAGCTAAAGCAGAGATGAGTGGTCACAGATACAATAGTATGCAATTCTCTCAAGATTTCACTCACACTTCCTTTCAAGCTACTTAGTTTCTGTTTTAAGAGTGCAGAACTATACTGAAGCTCAGGTTCAAGGTTcgtttattgtcattgtatcaCACAGGGTTGCACAATGAAATGCCTTTTGTAGTTCCTTTATGCtataaaagagacaaaaaacagaaCGCCATTTTTTTTATGGTGGAAGATGAGGTGGATTTGAGTCTCACAGCCTGAGAAAAGAAGCTGCTCTGTAGTCTGGTTGTCTGTATTGCTTGCCAGACAGCAGCAGGGCGAAGAGGATGTTGCTGGGGCGGGTATTGTCTGTTAATATTGTTTGGTGACAACCAATGATGCCAACCGATGATGTTCTGGTTGGTTTTATTCACCCGCTGCAGAGTCCTCCTATGCTGGTCCGTGCAAATTCCATACCAGTTTGTAATTTCACCAGTCAGGATGCTTTCTATTGCTCCTCTGTAAAAGTTAACAGGAACTTGGCAGGGGGATTTTGCCTTCTTAAGTTTCCTTTACAGTCATTTTTTCACTACATGGCGATGTTTGATAACCATGTCATTTGTGATGCTGATTCCCAGGAACTTAAAACTGTTCACTTCCTCCACCTCATCTCCATTGACGTAGACATGGGGGTTGTGTGTCTTCTTCCATATTTCCTGTGATGCATGCCATTGCTTTCTAAATGACCGTGTGAAGCACTTTGCATTATTTGTTATGAAATgctgctatacaaataaacctgAACAATGAAACCAGTAAAACCTGCCAAAGTTAATATTATGTAGAGGACTCAAAGGGATCAAAATGTTCATCATTGGAGGCCAGAGGAAATCCTGAAATCCTCATAATCATACTCCTTAAAAAGGGCAGTGCTTCACAATGATAATACAGTAACAATGAGGCTTGTACCCTGTAATCTAGTTGTACAAAacttacagtaaaaacaccaTATACATACAATATGCATTtagtaaaaatatatacacCTCTATGCTGTATACTCATAATGAAAGAAAGATAACACAGCACATttagtgaaagtgaaacaagTGCATGGGAGAGAGACCATCTCTTATTATTTGAGGCGGCACAATGGTGTGTAATGGTGaggtaataatataataatgaggTATTAAGCAAAGAAACTGGAACTAATATTGTGTTACTGCTAAAGTAAAAACTTGATATATCTTCAAGATGATAGTTCTTGCTGCCAAATCAATTCATAAACCTGTGAAATTCATCCAGCAGAGCAGGTTTTCCCTGCACCTCCGTCACACTCTCTGCTTTATGTCTATTTACCAAACAGATCTTTATATCTTGCTCTTAAGCAGCTCATATACTCACGAATACAATGATTAATTTAGCCAAAACACCCAGAGCCATTATAAGAAATAAGAgtcaaatatacacacaaagtTAAAGTTCACATTCTGTTTAAGAAAAGGACGACAAGGGCTTTTTAATATAGGATAATCATTAATAGTGTGTTAATTTATTCATGGTCACAGAAAGGTCAGGATATCTTTCCTTCATAAGGCATTTCCTGAAAGATCCAATCTGTTGTTAAAGGAAACGCCTGATCCAGGGCTTTAGAAAGAAGGGAAAATATCATTTATAGATGGAGTTTATTTTATAATGACTACCATATCAAATCACCACATACAAGCAAAAGCAGCCGTCCTTATTCCACTTAGTGTTGCCACATTCACATTGTTAGGTTGCCATTAAAGCGTGTCCCTTTAATGGAAAcctaacaataaaacaaatattgacaattctacttattgatgcattaatgtgttcatcactttcatgttgcagctggtaaaggtggagctaattttaatgactttatatactgctgggtagtttaatcaataataatacatcatttattcatctattatgttttgtattaataatctgaatctgtaaagtaactaaagttattaaatcaatgtagtggagtaaaaagtacaataagtccctctgagatgtagtggagtagaagtagaaagtatcagaacatggaaatactcaagtgaagtacaagtacctcaaaattgtacataagtacagtacttgagtaaatgtacttactttccaccactgagtacatgttatactgttgtgtttttctaagcactctttactgctcctgttggaataaaaataattgttgattcATTAACTGATCAGGCGTTTCCTTTAACAAGATTGGATCTTTCAGGAAATGCCATAACACAGAAAACAGCCATCCTTATTCCACTTAGTTTTGCCACATTCACATCGTTAAAAGCATGCCCCTTGCAGTCCTgtatatcctcctgagacccagcccattgacatgtgtcctctgtagtggacattttccacatgcatatcctcttactcttttgacctCCTCTATCAAACCCTGGTGTGATGTAAAGAGGACAGCctaggctttccagtgatatggcatgtgttgtttttttttatcaatttgaatgtattggtttaatatcactctacagctatagtcttttcacactgaaatagtcctgtagtccactacagtggacaataaaaaaaaaagtttaacaagcctaaattgttaaggttttcttttaaccctaaataggaaggaaatcacaaaaaaaagtaattggaagacactttttAACTGTGTTCCCAGGAGGATATGCATCATGATCCTGTATATTAGAGTGGCACCGACCTGTGTTGGCTCCTGTCACTACAGCGGTCTTCC
This portion of the Sebastes fasciatus isolate fSebFas1 chromosome 1, fSebFas1.pri, whole genome shotgun sequence genome encodes:
- the LOC141763964 gene encoding retinol dehydrogenase 12; amino-acid sequence: MVWLGILCHTVWAISTALLALVVRFQRRGPWDPQACTVRLQGKTAVVTGANTGIGKFIALDFARRGARVIMACRSKARGQAALKEIKEKTGNSDVHLRLVDLSSLDSVREFAEGILEEEKALHILVNNAGVSGAPRQITKDGFEFSFATNHLGPFLLTNLLLDLIKRSAPARIVNLSSVNHKKGKVDFSHFHGENLIYNFDSVYNHTKLHNVICTTELARRLEGTGVTANSVHPGIVMTEALRHYPFMIRCIFSLIGFFFFKSPEEGAVSPTYCAVAEEMEGITGKYCDSDCSLVLPAPLARDAALAVKDFEICERLTSKL